Proteins encoded in a region of the Labeo rohita strain BAU-BD-2019 chromosome 22, IGBB_LRoh.1.0, whole genome shotgun sequence genome:
- the plpp2b gene encoding phospholipid phosphatase 2b, producing MTDMRKNKLFVLVDVMCVVVASLPFVIMNIVYQPYEQSIHCQDESISYPLKPDTITHVTLAIVTITCTIIIISSGEAYLVYSKTIHSNSTFNQYVAAIYKVLGAFLFGGAVSQSLTDLAKYTIGRPRPHFLTVCAPKVCKGYVALNDCTGEANAVTEARLSFYSGHSSFGMYCMLFLAFYVQARLNAKWARLLRPTIQFFLVAFAVYVGYTRVSDYKHHWSDVLVGLLQGALIAILTVRYVSNFFRVRPYPQCSSAELAENEERKPSLHLSEVEHNNHLGYSGSA from the exons CTTCTCTGCCCTTTGTGATAATGAATATCGTATACCAGCCATACGAGCAAAGCATCCACTGTCAGGACGAGAGCATTAGTTACCCTCTCAAACCAGACACAATCACCCATGTGACACTGGCTATAGTCACCATCACCTGCACTATCATCATC ATATCGTCAGGTGAAGCATATCTGGTCTACAGCAAAACTATTCACTCCAACTCTACTTTTAATCAGTACGTGGCTGCTATATATAAAGTGCTTGGTGCCTTTCTGTTTGGGGGAGCTGTCAGCCAATCGCTGACGGATTTGGCCAAGTACACCATTGGACGACCACGACCACATTTCTTAACAGTATGTGCTCCAAAAGTCTGCAAAGGATATGTGGCTTTAAACGACTGCACTGGTGAAGCAAATGCTGTAACTGAAGCCCG GTTGTCTTTCTACTCGGGTCACTCCTCCTTTGGGATGTACTGCATGCTGTTTCTAGCg TTCTATGTCCAGGCAAGACTGAATGCAAAATGGGCTCGTCTCCTGAGGCCCACCATCCAGTTCTTCCTGGTGGCCTTTGCCGTGTATGTAGGCTACACTCGTGTGTCTGATTATAAGCACCACTGGAGCGATGTGCTGGTGGGGCTCCTCCAGGGGGCGCTCATTGCAATTCTCACT GTGCGATACGTGTCAAATTTCTTCAGGGTGCGTCCATATCCTCAGTGCTCAAGTGCAGAGTTAGCGGAAAATGAGGAGCGGAAACCAAGTTTACATTTAAGTGAGGTAGAACACAACAACCATTTAGGCTATTCTGGATCTGCGTGA